Proteins encoded by one window of Sphaerodactylus townsendi isolate TG3544 linkage group LG02, MPM_Stown_v2.3, whole genome shotgun sequence:
- the LOC125427096 gene encoding zinc finger protein 721-like isoform X2 has protein sequence MASCREGPLLAPVSRREGGSGSCMRSAVSFEEVAVFFTEEEWALLDSGQRKLYREVMERNYKTVGFLRNYLSQKALQVPERSILPIVAVQGAVFPREEKICNMEFHQVSLLSCFPRLEGEFGSCASAGKTPTVSFEEVAVFFTEEEWTLLDPGQRKLFWEVMEENYETVTSLAAGVREMVTEKVSRRLVVGKDKDLQMEAKSGDQTASKQKRRKKREAKEKQKKKLADFQSRNQPEISAQEEIQQRNTRHKGALKDSRFRWNTYKCLECGKSFSCSSSLTKHQKLHRRQKPYKSPECGKCFSHNVQFTAHQKVHLGEKPYKCLECGMCFSQSDQLNVHHRVHTGEKTYKCLECGKCFTWKSQLTGHQKVHTGEKSYKCLECGKNFSYICHLRTHQWVHFKKKELYKCLECGKSFSCNRNLISHQRIHTGEKPYNCLECEKCFKRKDQLTVHHRIHTGEKPYKCLECGKTFSCNRNLISHQRIHTGEKPYNCLECEKCFTRKDQLAVHHRIHTGEKPYKCLECGKTFSCNRNLISHQRVHTGEKPYKSLECGNSFSCQSNLTKHQMVHTGEKPYKCLECGKCFTRKDQLTIHQRVHSGEKPYKCLECGKCFTRKDQLAVHHRIHTGEKPYKCLECGKTFSCNGSLFQHQRSHTGENPYKCQECGKSFSSQSNLTKHQMVHTGEKPYKCLECGKCFSRNSHLTIHQRVHTGEKPYKCLECGKCFSRSSRLSVHQRIHTGEKPYKCLECGKFFSRSDQLNVHQRVHTGEKPYKCLECEKTFSFNSGLSKHQRIHTGEKPYKCLECGKCFSQSSQLTVHQRVHRGEKPYKCLECGKCFSQSSQLTVHQRVHIGEKPYKCLECGKCFFRNSQLTKHQRVHTGEKPYKCLECGKCFSQISHLTVHQRVHTGEKPYKCLECGKCFSRSAQLIIHQRVHTGEKPYKCMECGKSFIRIDQLTVHHRVHTGEKPYKCQECGKTFSSSYAVRTHQWVHTGEKPYKCLECEKTYSRKSDLTQHQRIHTGEKPYKCLECGKCFTWNGQLTMHHRVHTGEKPYKCQECKKTFSLNRDLRKHQWVHIGEKPYKCLECGNTFSCNGDLDKHQRVHTGEKPCKCLECGKSFSHNGQLTKHQRVHTGEKPYKCLECGKCFSQSSHLTIHQRIHTVEKPYKCLECGKIFSCNGDLRKHKRIHTGEKPYTCLECGKSFSRNDHLNLHQRVHTGEKPYKCLECGKSFSRNGHLKVHQWVHTGEKPYKCLECGKSFTLNGYLTVHQRVHTGEKPYKCLECGKNFSYSRDLRTHQSVHKGEEPYKCMECGKSMSSNRTFRIHQRIHTGEKPYKCLECGKCFSQKGQLTDHQWVHTGEKPYKCLECGKSFPCKSSLSKHQRVHSGEKPYKCLECEKTFSSNYALNHHQRIHTGEKPYKCLECGKSFSWNDRLNVHQRVHTGEKPYKCLECGKSFSRNRRLKIHQRVHISNPRFPLVIRPRIIKPKPMNTEATFSIGINVNPINPF, from the exons ATGGCGTCCTGTCGGGAGGGTCCTCTCCTGGCTCCCGTCTCCCGGCGGGAGGGAGGATCCGGCTCTTGCATG AGATCTGCAGTGTCCTTTGAGGAGGTCGCCGTGTTCTTCACGGAGGAggaatgggctctgctggattCAGGGCAAAGAAAACTCTACCGGGAAGTTATGGAGCGAAATTACAAGACAGTGGGCTTTCTGA GGAACTACCTTTCCCAGAAGGCCTTGCAAGTGCCAGAGAGGTCAATCTTGCCTATTGTCGCTGTCCAGGGAGCAGTTTTTCCTAGAGAAGAAAAAATATGCAATATGGAATTCCACCAagtctctcttctttcttgtttcccCCGGCTGGAGGGAGAGTTTGGTTCTTGCGCATCTGCAGGAAAG acacCCACAGTGTCCTTTGAGGAGGTCGCCGTGTTCTTCACGGAGGAGGAGTGGACTCTGCTGGATCCAGGCCAAAGAAAACTCTTCTGGGAAGTTATGGAGGAAAATTATGAGACCGTCACCTCTCTGG ctgcaggaGTGAGGGAGATGGTAACAGAAAAGGTTTCAAGAAggcttgttgtggggaaagacaAAGACCTGCAGATGGAAGCGAAATCTGGAGATCAAACGGCGTCAAAGCAAAAGcgcagaaagaaaagagaagcaaaagagaagcaaaagaagaaattgGCTGACTTTCAGAGCAGAAATCAACCTGAGATCTCAGCCCAAGAGGAAATACAGCAGAGAAACACAAGGCATAAGGGTGCATTAAAAGACTCAAGGTTCCGCTGGAACACATATAAATGCctagagtgtgggaagagcttctctTGCAGTAGCAGCCTAACTAAGCATCAGAAGCTTCACAGAAGGCAAAAGCCATATAAGTCTCCGGAGTGTGGAAAATGCTTCTCTCATAATGTTCAATTTACTGCCCATCAAAAGGTTCACCTGggtgagaagccatataaat gcctggagtgtggaatgTGCTTCTCGCAGAGTGACCAACTAAATGTACATCAcagggttcacacaggggagaagacttataaatgtctggaatgtggaaagtgcttcacCTGGAAAAGTCAGCTAACTGgacatcaaaaggttcacacaggggagaagtcttataaatgtttggaatgtggaaagaattTCTCTTATATTTGTCACTTAAGAACACATCAAtgggttcattttaaaaaaaaggaactttataaatgcctggagtgtggaaagagcttctcttGCAATCGCAACCTAATATcacatcaaaggattcacacaggggagaagccttaTAATTGCTTGGAGTGTGAAAAGTGCTTCAAAAGGAAAGATCAACTAACTGTACATCACAGGATTCATACGGGGGAGAAGccttacaaatgcctggagtgtggaaagaccttCTCTTGCAATCGCAACCTAATATcacatcaaaggattcacacaggggagaagccttaTAATTGCTTGGAGTGTGAAAAGTGCTTCACTAGGAAAGATCAACTAGCTGTACATCACAGGATTCATACGGGGGAGAAGccttacaaatgcctggagtgtggaaagaccttCTCTTGCAATCGCAACCTAATATCACATCagagggttcacacaggggagaagccttaTAAGagcctggagtgtggaaacagCTTCTCTTGCCAAAGCAATCTAACTAAACATCAaatggttcacacaggggagaagccatataaatgcttggagtgtggaaagtgcttcactCGGAAAGATCAACTAACTATACACCAGAGGGTACACagtggagagaagccatataaatgcttggagtgtggaaagtgcttcactAGGAAAGATCAACTAGCTGTACATCACAGGATTCATACGGGGGAGAAGccttacaaatgcctggagtgtggaaagaccttCTCTTGTAATGGCAGCCTATTTCAGCATCAAAGGAGTCACACAGGTGAGAATCCTTATAAATGccaggaatgtggaaagagcttctctaGCCAAAGCAATCTAACTAAACATCAGatggttcacacaggggagaagccatataaatgcttggagtgtggaaagtgtttcTCTCGAAATAGCCATTTAACTATACATCAGAgggttcacactggggagaagccatacaaatgcctggagtgtggaaaatgctTCTCTCGAAGTAGCCGACTAAGTGTacatcaaaggattcacactggggagaagccatacaaatgcctggagtgtggaaagttcTTCTCGCGGAGCGACCAACTAAATGTACATCagagggttcacacaggggagaagccttacaaatgcctggagtgtgaaaAGACCTTCTCTTTTAATAGTGGCCTAAGTAAACATCAAAGGATCCACACTggtgagaagccatataaatgcttggagtgtggaaagtgcttctcacAAAGTAGCCAACTAACTGTACATCAAAGGGTTCAcagaggagagaaaccatataaatgtttggagtgtggaaagtgcttctctcaaaGTAGCCAACTAACTGTACATCAAAGGGTTCACataggggagaagccatataaatgcttggagtgtggaaagtgcttctttcGAAATAGCCAACTAACGAAACATCAGAgggttcacactggggagaaaccatataaatgcttggagtgtggaaagtgcttctctcaaaTTAGCCACCTAACTGTACATCAGAGggttcacactggagagaaaccatataaatgcctggagtgtgggaagtgCTTCTCGCGGAGTGCCCAACTAATCATACATCagagggttcacacaggggagaagccttaTAAATgcatggaatgtggaaagagcttcattCGGATTGATCAGCTAACTGTTCATCAcagggttcacacaggggagaagccatataaatgccaggagtgtggaaagaccTTCTCCTCCAGTTACGCTGTAAGAACACATCAgtgggttcacacaggggagaagccttaCAAATGTCTGGAGTGTGAAAAGACCTACTCTCGTAAAAGTGATCTAACTCaacatcaaaggattcacacaggtgagaagccatataaatgcttggagtgtggaaagtgcttcactTGGAACGGTCAGCTAACTATGCATCACAgggttcacacaggagagaagccttacaaatgccaggagtgtaAAAAGACCTTCTCTCTTAATCGTGACCTAAGGAAACATCAGTGGGTTCACataggagagaagccatataaatgcttggagtgtggaaacacctTCTCTTGTAATGGTGACTTAGATAaacatcaaagggttcacactggagagaagccatgtaagtgcctggagtgtggaaagagcttctctcATAATGGTCAACTAACGAAACATCAGAGGGTTCACAcgggggagaagccatataaatgtttggagtgtggaaagtgcttttctCAAAGTAGCCACCTAACTATACATCAGAGGATTCACACTgtagagaagccatataaatgcttggagtgtggaaagatcTTCTCTTGTAATGGTGACCTAAGAAAACATAAAAG gattcacacaggggagaagccatatacatgcttggagtgtggaaagagcttctcgCGGAATGACCACCTAAACTTACATCAacgggttcacacaggggagaagccatataaatgcttggagtgtggaaagagcttctcacGGAATGGCCATCTAAAAGTACATCAgtgggttcacacaggggagaagccatataaatgtctggaatgtggaaagagcttcactcTGAATGGTTATCTAACTGTACATCAGAGGgttcatacaggggagaagccTTATAAATGCCTTGAATGTGGAAAGAACTTTTCTTATAGTCGTGACTTAAGAACACATCAATCGGTTCACAAAGGTGAGGAACCTTATAAATgcatggaatgtggaaagagcatGTCTTCCAATCGCACCTTTAGAATacatcaaaggattcacacaggggagaagccatataaatgcctagagtgtggaaagtgcttctctcagaaaGGCCAATTAACTGATCATCAGTGGgttcatacaggggagaagccatataaatgcctggagtgtggaaagagcttccctTGCAAAAGCAGCCTAAGTAAACATCAAAGGGTTCactctggggagaagccatataaatgcctggagtgtgaaaAGACCTTCTCTTCTAATTATGCTCTAAATCAtcatcaaaggattcacacaggggagaagccatataaatgcttggagtgtggaaagagcttctcgTGGAATGACCGACTAAACGTACATCAACGGGTTCACACGGGggaaaagccatataaatgcctggaatgtggaaagagcttctcacGGAATCGCCGTCTAAAAATACATCAACGGGTTCACATTAGTAATCCTCGGTTTCCGTTAGTAATCCGTCCGAGAATAAtcaaaccgaaaccgatgaacaCAGAGGCaaccttttccataggaatcaatgtaaatccaattaatccattctag
- the LOC125427096 gene encoding zinc finger protein 420-like isoform X21, with amino-acid sequence MASCREGPLLAPVSRREGGSGSCMRSAVSFEEVAVFFTEEEWALLDSGQRKLYREVMERNYKTVGFLRNYLSQKALQVPERSILPIVAVQGAVFPREEKICNMEFHQVSLLSCFPRLEGEFGSCASAGKTPTVSFEEVAVFFTEEEWTLLDPGQRKLFWEVMEENYETVTSLAAGVREMVTEKVSRRLVVGKDKDLQMEAKSGDQTASKQKRRKKREAKEKQKKKLADFQSRNQPEISAQEEIQQRNTRHKGALKDSRFRWNTYKCLECGKSFSCSSSLTKHQKLHRRQKPYKSPECGKCFSHNVQFTAHQKVHLGEKPYKCLECGMCFSQSDQLNVHHRVHTGEKPYKCLECGKCFSRSSRLSVHQRIHTGEKPYKCLECGKFFSRSDQLNVHQRVHTGEKPYKCLECEKTFSFNSGLSKHQRIHTGEKPYKCLECGKCFSQSSQLTVHQRVHRGEKPYKCLECGKCFSQSSQLTVHQRVHIGEKPYKCLECGKCFFRNSQLTKHQRVHTGEKPYKCLECGKCFSQISHLTVHQRVHTGEKPYKCLECGKCFSRSAQLIIHQRVHTGEKPYKCMECGKSFIRIDQLTVHHRVHTGEKPYKCQECGKTFSSSYAVRTHQWVHTGEKPYKCLECEKTYSRKSDLTQHQRIHTGEKPYKCLECGKCFTWNGQLTMHHRVHTGEKPYKCQECKKTFSLNRDLRKHQWVHIGEKPYKCLECGNTFSCNGDLDKHQRVHTGEKPCKCLECGKSFSHNGQLTKHQRVHTGEKPYKCLECGKCFSQSSHLTIHQRIHTVEKPYKCLECGKIFSCNGDLRKHKRIHTGEKPYTCLECGKSFSRNDHLNLHQRVHTGEKPYKCLECGKSFSRNGHLKVHQWVHTGEKPYKCLECGKSFTLNGYLTVHQRVHTGEKPYKCLECGKNFSYSRDLRTHQSVHKGEEPYKCMECGKSMSSNRTFRIHQRIHTGEKPYKCLECGKCFSQKGQLTDHQWVHTGEKPYKCLECGKSFPCKSSLSKHQRVHSGEKPYKCLECEKTFSSNYALNHHQRIHTGEKPYKCLECGKSFSWNDRLNVHQRVHTGEKPYKCLECGKSFSRNRRLKIHQRVHISNPRFPLVIRPRIIKPKPMNTEATFSIGINVNPINPF; translated from the exons ATGGCGTCCTGTCGGGAGGGTCCTCTCCTGGCTCCCGTCTCCCGGCGGGAGGGAGGATCCGGCTCTTGCATG AGATCTGCAGTGTCCTTTGAGGAGGTCGCCGTGTTCTTCACGGAGGAggaatgggctctgctggattCAGGGCAAAGAAAACTCTACCGGGAAGTTATGGAGCGAAATTACAAGACAGTGGGCTTTCTGA GGAACTACCTTTCCCAGAAGGCCTTGCAAGTGCCAGAGAGGTCAATCTTGCCTATTGTCGCTGTCCAGGGAGCAGTTTTTCCTAGAGAAGAAAAAATATGCAATATGGAATTCCACCAagtctctcttctttcttgtttcccCCGGCTGGAGGGAGAGTTTGGTTCTTGCGCATCTGCAGGAAAG acacCCACAGTGTCCTTTGAGGAGGTCGCCGTGTTCTTCACGGAGGAGGAGTGGACTCTGCTGGATCCAGGCCAAAGAAAACTCTTCTGGGAAGTTATGGAGGAAAATTATGAGACCGTCACCTCTCTGG ctgcaggaGTGAGGGAGATGGTAACAGAAAAGGTTTCAAGAAggcttgttgtggggaaagacaAAGACCTGCAGATGGAAGCGAAATCTGGAGATCAAACGGCGTCAAAGCAAAAGcgcagaaagaaaagagaagcaaaagagaagcaaaagaagaaattgGCTGACTTTCAGAGCAGAAATCAACCTGAGATCTCAGCCCAAGAGGAAATACAGCAGAGAAACACAAGGCATAAGGGTGCATTAAAAGACTCAAGGTTCCGCTGGAACACATATAAATGCctagagtgtgggaagagcttctctTGCAGTAGCAGCCTAACTAAGCATCAGAAGCTTCACAGAAGGCAAAAGCCATATAAGTCTCCGGAGTGTGGAAAATGCTTCTCTCATAATGTTCAATTTACTGCCCATCAAAAGGTTCACCTGggtgagaagccatataaat gcctggagtgtggaatgTGCTTCTCGCAGAGTGACCAACTAAATGTACATCAcagggttcacaca ggggagaagccatacaaatgcctggagtgtggaaaatgctTCTCTCGAAGTAGCCGACTAAGTGTacatcaaaggattcacactggggagaagccatacaaatgcctggagtgtggaaagttcTTCTCGCGGAGCGACCAACTAAATGTACATCagagggttcacacaggggagaagccttacaaatgcctggagtgtgaaaAGACCTTCTCTTTTAATAGTGGCCTAAGTAAACATCAAAGGATCCACACTggtgagaagccatataaatgcttggagtgtggaaagtgcttctcacAAAGTAGCCAACTAACTGTACATCAAAGGGTTCAcagaggagagaaaccatataaatgtttggagtgtggaaagtgcttctctcaaaGTAGCCAACTAACTGTACATCAAAGGGTTCACataggggagaagccatataaatgcttggagtgtggaaagtgcttctttcGAAATAGCCAACTAACGAAACATCAGAgggttcacactggggagaaaccatataaatgcttggagtgtggaaagtgcttctctcaaaTTAGCCACCTAACTGTACATCAGAGggttcacactggagagaaaccatataaatgcctggagtgtgggaagtgCTTCTCGCGGAGTGCCCAACTAATCATACATCagagggttcacacaggggagaagccttaTAAATgcatggaatgtggaaagagcttcattCGGATTGATCAGCTAACTGTTCATCAcagggttcacacaggggagaagccatataaatgccaggagtgtggaaagaccTTCTCCTCCAGTTACGCTGTAAGAACACATCAgtgggttcacacaggggagaagccttaCAAATGTCTGGAGTGTGAAAAGACCTACTCTCGTAAAAGTGATCTAACTCaacatcaaaggattcacacaggtgagaagccatataaatgcttggagtgtggaaagtgcttcactTGGAACGGTCAGCTAACTATGCATCACAgggttcacacaggagagaagccttacaaatgccaggagtgtaAAAAGACCTTCTCTCTTAATCGTGACCTAAGGAAACATCAGTGGGTTCACataggagagaagccatataaatgcttggagtgtggaaacacctTCTCTTGTAATGGTGACTTAGATAaacatcaaagggttcacactggagagaagccatgtaagtgcctggagtgtggaaagagcttctctcATAATGGTCAACTAACGAAACATCAGAGGGTTCACAcgggggagaagccatataaatgtttggagtgtggaaagtgcttttctCAAAGTAGCCACCTAACTATACATCAGAGGATTCACACTgtagagaagccatataaatgcttggagtgtggaaagatcTTCTCTTGTAATGGTGACCTAAGAAAACATAAAAG gattcacacaggggagaagccatatacatgcttggagtgtggaaagagcttctcgCGGAATGACCACCTAAACTTACATCAacgggttcacacaggggagaagccatataaatgcttggagtgtggaaagagcttctcacGGAATGGCCATCTAAAAGTACATCAgtgggttcacacaggggagaagccatataaatgtctggaatgtggaaagagcttcactcTGAATGGTTATCTAACTGTACATCAGAGGgttcatacaggggagaagccTTATAAATGCCTTGAATGTGGAAAGAACTTTTCTTATAGTCGTGACTTAAGAACACATCAATCGGTTCACAAAGGTGAGGAACCTTATAAATgcatggaatgtggaaagagcatGTCTTCCAATCGCACCTTTAGAATacatcaaaggattcacacaggggagaagccatataaatgcctagagtgtggaaagtgcttctctcagaaaGGCCAATTAACTGATCATCAGTGGgttcatacaggggagaagccatataaatgcctggagtgtggaaagagcttccctTGCAAAAGCAGCCTAAGTAAACATCAAAGGGTTCactctggggagaagccatataaatgcctggagtgtgaaaAGACCTTCTCTTCTAATTATGCTCTAAATCAtcatcaaaggattcacacaggggagaagccatataaatgcttggagtgtggaaagagcttctcgTGGAATGACCGACTAAACGTACATCAACGGGTTCACACGGGggaaaagccatataaatgcctggaatgtggaaagagcttctcacGGAATCGCCGTCTAAAAATACATCAACGGGTTCACATTAGTAATCCTCGGTTTCCGTTAGTAATCCGTCCGAGAATAAtcaaaccgaaaccgatgaacaCAGAGGCaaccttttccataggaatcaatgtaaatccaattaatccattctag